One Setaria viridis chromosome 5, Setaria_viridis_v4.0, whole genome shotgun sequence genomic region harbors:
- the LOC117859020 gene encoding uncharacterized protein: MVSCAASSPSSAADMEAGQAADGGALAVVASVAAATGGRPGVAGGGREPEGLPCPRCESVNTKFCYYNNYNLSQPRHFCRACRRYWTRGGALRNVPVGGGTRKATPATRRKRTAGGTPPAPAPAPLVAALPPLTMSGPHGALLRQYGGLPFPAPALASPLAAVDPDRRLLDLGGSFSSLIAAAPPLDVGAHFSAGFLVGGLAPALAHSPAAAAALPPPPPPPQQVPQALPEGLIWSMGWPDLSI; this comes from the coding sequence ATGGTTAGCTgcgctgcttcttctccttcttctgcTGCTGACATGGAAGCGGGTCAGGCGGCGGACGGAGGCgcgctggcggtggtggcgtcggtggcggcggcgaccggcgggaGACCAGGAGTCGCGGGGGGAGGCCGGGAGCCGGAGGGCCTGCCGTGCCCGCGCTGCGAGTCCGTCAACACCAAGTTCTGCTACTACAACAACTACAACCTCTCCCAGCCGCGCCACTTCTGCCGGGCCTGCCGCCGCTACTGGACGCGCGGGGGCGCGCTCCGCAACgtccccgtcggcggcggcacgcgcAAGGCCACCCCGGCGACCCGCCGCAAGCGCACCGCCGGTGGCAcgccgcccgctcccgcgcccgcgcccctgGTGGCGGCCCTGCCTCCGCTCACGATGTCGGGGCCCCACGGCGCGCTGCTGCGGCAGTACGGCGGCCTGCCCTTCCCCGCCCCGGCCCtcgcgtcgccgctcgccgccgtcgacccCGACCGCCGGCTGCTCGACCTCGGCGGCAGCTTCAGCTCGCtgatcgccgccgcgcccccgctgGACGTCGGCGCCCACTTCTCCGCGGGGTTCCTGGTCGGCGGCCTCGCTCCTGCCCTGGCTCActcgccggctgctgctgctgctcttccaccgccgccgccgccgcctcagcaGGTACCCCAGGCGCTGCCGGAGGGCCTGATCTGGAGCATGGGGTGGCCGGACCTGTCCATCTAG
- the LOC117859018 gene encoding uncharacterized protein, translating to MEPQPGSPASPPSSSSPNSAEVTTTPSEEMPAPEEPVEDVEVATEQEPGRKSTSSSSSSSSASSAESLRHVDVVELGDTLVPAPEDEQAVAHPLPSAEGKPDAGSTLEDEQAAPPVESAGGKPDDGTTPENDHQGAATVHGAEIKPDDRALPEDEQAAGPAVDSAEVKPDDWATWPEPPPPAVDYSFSSDGSAGSGAAPTLPTTEGAAGASEFDPQRIPASVFQTRTSVSQAEWSMTSNESLFSIQGASDVGGPYAGSRSHFDFFYDEAMAAAAGSAESNSSKLPSVAEGTEPAESKEFAVPGSASSQASAGSAANAKKAAVLRHHESGSGGSSSNFSFAFPILAPTSPKKKDLVSSALYQPLEKEWEPQPAPPPMEPPSSAFVEMTTEAERRGSTGCCCCGCCWFDCSWSTCCGWWRCCSCSCCCSCPSFCRCSWCLCS from the exons ATGGAGCCCCAGCCCggctcgccggcgtcgccgccgtcctcgtcgtcaCCAAACAGTGCCGAGGTGACGACGACGCCATCCGAAGAGATGCCAGCGCCGGAGGAGCCAGTGGAGGACGTGGAGGTGGCAACCGAGCAAGAGCCGGGCAGGaagtccacctcctcctcgtcgtcgtcctcgtccgcGTCGTCGGCCGAGAGTCTTCGCCACGTCGACGTCGTCGAGCTCGGCGACACGTTGGTGCCAGCGCCGGAGGACGAACAAGCCGTGGCTCATCCCTTACCGAGCGCCGAGGGCAAACCGGACGCCGGGTCGACGCTGGAGGACGAGCAAGCCGCTCCTCCCGTAGAGAGCGCCGGGGGCAAACCGGACGACGGGACGACGCCGGAGAACGACCACCAGGGCGCGGCCACCGTACACGGCGCGGAGATCAAGCCGGACGACCGGGCGCTGCCGGAGGACGAACAGGCCGCCGGTCCCGCCGTGGACAGCGCGGAG GTCAAGCCGGACGACTGGGCGACGTGGCCGGAGCCACCACCTCCGGCCGTGGACTACTCCTTCTCGTCGGACGGCAGCGCCGGTTCCGGCGCGGCGCCCACCTTGCCGACGACGGAG ggcgccgccggggccaGCGAGTTCGACCCGCAGAGGATCCCGGCGTCCGTGTTCCAGACCAGGACGTCGGTCTCGCAGGCCGAGTGGAGCATGACGTCCAACGAGTCGCTGTTCAGCATCCAGGGCGCCAGCGACGTCGGCGGGCCCTACGCCGGCAGCCGGTCCCACTTCGACTTCTTCTACGACGAGGccatggcggcagcggccggcagCGCGGAGTCGAACTCCTCCAAGCTGCCGAGCGTCGCGGAGGGAACGGAGCCGGCCGAGTCCAAGGAGTTCGCGGTGCCGGGCAGCGCGAGCTCGCAGGCCAGCGCCGGGAGCGCCGCCAACGCCAAGAAAGCCGCCGTATTACGGCACCACGAGagcggctccggcggcagctCGAGCAACTTCTCCTTCGCCTTCCCGAT ACTGGCGCCGACGTCGCCGAAGAAGAAGGACCTCGTCAGCAGCGCGCTGTACCAGCCGCTGGAGAAGGAGTGGGAGCcgcagccggcgccgccgccgatggagcCCCCCTCGTCGGCGTTCGTGGAGATGACgacggaggcggagcggcggggcagcacggggtgctgctgctgcggctgctgctggttcgATTGCTCCTGGTCCACGTGCTGCGGCTGGTGGCGGTGTTgctcctgcagctgctgctgctcctgcccCAGCTTCTGCCGATGCAGCTGGTGCCTCTGCTCCTGA